The following nucleotide sequence is from Capricornis sumatraensis isolate serow.1 chromosome 5, serow.2, whole genome shotgun sequence.
GGAAGGTCTGAGAAGATGGTGAAAGGCGTGGGGAAAGCTGGGAGCTACAGAGAAATCCAGGTGACAGCAAGCAGCCTCGCTGGGCAGGAGGCTGCAGAGGTGGTCAGGgaacagatggccaacaccacaGTTGCCAGCAAGAAGAATAAACTACATTACATCCACTCAGGAAGTACTGTTAAGACCActaaaggggacttccctggggtgcAGCGGGTAAGAACCTTCCAATGCGGGgggacgagggttcgatccctggtttgcggaactaagatctcacgtgccgaggagcaactaagtcttGAGAACCGCAACTACAGAGCCCTCATGCTCCAGAGCTTGTGTTCcgcgatgaagacccagtgcagccaaaatcaataataataaatatgttttaaagaaagACCATTAAAAATAAGGGTGAGTATGAAATCCATGGGACAACATGGGGAAAAGTTATAGTATGTGAGAGGTTAGAGTCCATGAAAAAGCTGAATTAAAGTTGTGGCCTGATTATAAGAATGAAAAGCACTGTGTACACCCCTGGACACAGACACACGaggaacaacaaaaaccaaaataagGATGTGCAGAGAGCTGTTGgagatgtttttttcttttaaatatttgtccTCAATGTCATGTTTTTAGCAATGAATTAAAGCAAAAAACCCGTGTTTAAAAATGTTGAGGGGGGCAGAGTGGgaaagaggctcaagagggaggggatatatgtatatttatggccgACTCACGTTgtagtatggcagaaaccaacacaacattgtaaagcaattatcctccaatttaaaaaaaatcttcaactCAAAAAAAGATGTTTGCATGTCCTAAGCCCTGGTGTAGGGAACTGGAaggtggaggggtggggcagcTGTCCATACCAGCCCAGTCTTTGCAGGACATAAATTGTGCTATGTCACAAAGGCAGTATCATGGTTCCTATTGCTCAGATGGGTAATTCCACTTAGGGGAAGAAATccaagaacagaaagagaaaatgaacgtTCTCAAAATTTCCTGCTGctatttataaagataaaatggaAACCACCCAAATGCTCAGCAGTCAGGAAATAACTAGGCAAATTATGGGATATCAACATGATGGAAAATTACAGTGCTCTTAAAGATGACAGGCACACCAAAGACGCAGTTAGGcaagaaaatgtaaatatgaaGTCATGCCAAGTGGGAAAAGGCAGACCATGCCAGCAAGCCCATGGCGCTCACTACGCTGAGCAGCACACACGTTAGTGATGACAGGAAGTGGCCTGGCACACATCTGACATAGGCTTAGTTCCTCTCTACCAGTGTTCAGGATGACAGAGACAAAAGTTCTATGTTTGACCCTGGGGATTAGGAAGCAAgcacggggacttccctggcagtcctatggttaagactctgcactttcactgcagagggcgcaggttcaagccctggtaggggaactaagatccaacaggCTGtgcagcatgaccaaaaaaataaaacccacggAAAGGAAGCACAGAATGATGCCTGCCCCCTTGATGACACTATTTGTCCTTCAGGTCTCAGTTTAAAGGTGACTTTCTGTAGGGACACTGCACTGAACCCCTCCCCTGGATCACTACAACCTTCATAGTTTGGAGCTTGGTGTGAGACACTGAACTCGTCAGTTTTCTGTATCAGTGAACTTGGTGAGGACTGGGGGCCTGCCCTACTGATCATTGACCGTAAGAGCCCAGCACACAGCAGACCAGCCCAACAAAATGCAACCCTCCAACCCCCATGTCCCTGCCAATAACCAGCAAGGGCCACAGGTAACACGCAAGCTGTGAGGCCAGCCCTGCACCCAGAGGTGTTGGTGCAGAcccatcccccacccacccctttcAGGAACATCAGCTGGTCAACAGCTGGGAGAGGAACCTAAAAGAACTTCCAGTCTGAGGGGTGACAACCTTACCCCTTCTGAAACCCCAAAGACCAGAAGACCAGACTGTACAAGGCACACACAGCCATTCCTGGGCATTTCATTTCCTCTCTGGCTGGACTCCACAGGCTGGGGCCCAGGGGCAGGGCTGAGAAGGAACCTGGGCTGGCTTAGCTGTGAGTCCGAGGGCAGGGCACCCCTAAGCATCTTACAACTGTGGCTGCAGCAGATGGGCTCCTGCTGCCCAGCCCCAACCTCCTGGGAACAGTCACTGCTTCTTCCAGTGCTGAGAAGGCGGCTATCACTGCAGAGGAGCACTATGGGGCCTGGCCACCCCTtactcaaattctggttctgtGACTTGCAAGCTACTTGACCTTAGGCAAGTTCCCTGACTTTTCAGAGCTTCAGTGTGATCCTCTGTAAAGTGGGAAGATGTTTGCAATGAGGCCTGAGATCATGTCCACAAAGCCAAGGGCGTGTAGTATACACTCATTAAATTAAGAGTCTCCAGTCTGCTGGGTGGTGTGTAAATCTTCATGTCTGATCCAAACATACATGACCTCATCTGATGCTTGGCTTTGCCAAGGTGATCCTACCCTTCCCTGTCTTAGCTCCAGGCCATCTGGCTCTCTCCCTGGGCCTTCCCCACCCAGCTCCATCCATTCCATTCCTTGCAGCTCAGACTCCACTAACCTGTTCCCATTGTTAGCGAAAATTGTGGTGTGGGAAAAGCACTGTTTAGAGAtaaaagtcagagaaggcaatggcaacccactccggtactcctgcctggaaaatcccatggacggaggagcctggcaggctgcagtccatggggttgcagagtcggacacaactgagcgacttcactttcatgcattggagaaggaaatggcaacccactccagtgttcttgcctggagaatcccagggacagtgaagcctggtgggctgctatctagggggtcacacagagtcagacatgactcaagcgacttagcagcagcagcagcagcagagataaaagtaaattctaaaaatttggggggcttccctggtggctcagatggtaaagaatcagcctgccattcaggagacctgggttcggttcctgggtcgggaagatctcctggaggagggtatggcaacccactccagtattcttgcctggagaatccccatggacataggagcttggcgggctatagttcatggggtcacaaagagccggacatgactgagcaactgaactgaactgaacttcctcacCCCTGGGAAACCCAGCTGATCTTAAACCAGTGGCTAGTGAATCTAATGATTGATGGCACATGTGTGCaagctaagttgcctcagtcatgtctctctgcaacctgtggactgtagcctgccaggctcctctgtccatgggattctccaagcaagaatactggagtgggttgccatgccctcctccaggggatctttctgacccagggatcaaatctgtgcatcttgtgtctcctgcattggcaggcgggttctttaccactagtgccacttgtgAAGCACTGAAACGTTCTCCTTTCCTCTTAACTTCTTGAGGAAGAGGAGCTGTGGCTATGTCGGGCTCTGCGTACTACTGGCACTTTGGCGTGTCCCAGGGGTCCCTGCCTCCCAACTAGTGAGCCCAGCCTTTGCCAGCCAGCCCAGCCCCTCTACCAGCCGCCGGCCTGTCCTCAGCTGCTCTTTCCCACCCCTGTCTCGGTGCCTCCTGCAGCTTCTGGCCCTTGTCCAGAACTCAGGAGAATTCTAGAACTCCACAACCATCATATTCAGGATTTTAACTGCTTGAGACCCAAGTCTTCACTGGTCTTTTTGCAAGAGGCATTTTGGAAGTTCCTTTTTGAAAAAAGCTTATCAAAACTTTGTGATATATTTTCTGATTATATATACTTGTGTCACAAATGATTGATCCTATGTGCtaagttttaaaagaatttaagatCCATTTGCGATTGGGGTAGTTCAGCCCATCTCCCCTCTTGGAGGACCCCAGTCACAGGAAGGCCATTTGTTCAGGTGACATCCAAAGTCATTGTGGACCAAACCTGTCTGATGTGAGGCTGGAGGGCAGGGACCTTTTGCTTCACCAGTTTTCTGATGACACTTGCTGCGCTGAGTGAGTCTCAGGAGATGGGCTGCTAAGTCCTTGCCCAGTTCACCCTCCACCCCCCATCAGCTCCAGGCACTCTCTAGGGATCCACCAAGTTCCCACTGGCCTTCACTTTGCAGACCCAGCCAGGCTGGGTCTGGCAGAAGCCATTATATCCTGATCCCTTGGGCTACCATTCCTCTACCATTTCCCCCTACTTCTAGAGCATACTATTTGTGGAACACCTAGAACATTCCAAAAagctggaaagaagaaaaataatcactTGTAATAATCACTTGTGGCTCCAGTGATAACCATTAGTATACTTTCTTTCAGTACTTTTcatgcccctcccctgcccacctccccactTCTCACCTGGGTGTGTCTCAGCAGGGGGAGAGTAGCGTGGTGGGCTGAGCAGAAAGCCTGGCTGGTCTCCCAGGCCTCGGCTTCGGCAGCGAGGTAGTAGCAGTGCCCCTCGGACCACATCCAGCCCTGGGGGCATGGTCGGCAGCTGATCCCTGCAGCACGGAGAGCGGAGGTGAGCACAGGGTAAACTGTACAGAGCTCAGGGTTGGTATGGATGTTCAAATATCAGGGGGCAGGTGCGGAGACATGGAGCTGGCGAgctggaaggggagagggaaaccAGCACggtgtggggggggggcggggtgagCACGGGGGCGGGGTGAGCACGGGGGGCGGGGCGAGCACGGGGGGCGGGGCGTGGGGCAGGTCCTGGGAAGGCTTATGCACAAGCTGCATCCACCGGGAAGGGGTTCTAATCCCTTACCTTTGCTCACTGAGCCCCCTATCTTTGTGCATCTGCCCAGGGgggtgtctttttcttctttctttttttctcaaaagattttttggatttggaccattttaaaaagtctttattgtacttgttacaatattacttctgtttcatgtttgggGTTTTTGGCCGCGGGGCACGTGGGAGCTCAACtgcccaaccagagactgaacctgtactccctgcgttggaaggcgaagtcctaaccactggattgccagggaagtccctggggatGTCTTTTACTAACTTCACAAAGAAGCTGGAAGGACTAGACATCCTGCCGGTGGAGCAGGGGAGGAAAGGGgattggggagggggaggagaggggtgagggtggggaagaAGTTCCACACCTGTTTTCGAGGCCAGGGCCACAACGGCCATCGCCAACACCGCCAGGAGCACGGCCATGACTGCCAGGGCCCAGCGCAGGGACCTCATGTACATGGGCAGccctgggaggggggaggggaacaccaggagacacaggttaggaTGTCATCGCAACTCAGGACCATGCTGAATCCTACAAGAGCATCACAGCACCCACCCCCTTGGCCCATAGCACCAGGATAAACCATTCAATTTAGGTCCAAACTTCATATTTGGGAGAAAACTGCTAGAAGATATTCCACTTCTTAAGTAACTAGGAGACGAGATTCTCTTCAAGTGAGAGAGTTAAGTGGCTAACAACCATTAACGGAGCGCCTGATGTGCACAAAAGGCAAGGCACCAACAACACGGAGGAGGGGGCAAGGTCCCTGCACTCAGGTTGCTAACAGGACAGGCAAAGATACCAGAAGATAAAATTCCACAGGAGAGAGGGCCCAGGGCTAGATTCAAAGTTCAACAGACCCTCCAATTCAAGTTTAAGTCCTGACTCCATGGGACCCTCAAGTGTTCTTGGTGTTTTCCCATTTTAATGTTGGAATCACACCTGCCTCTGCTCTCTTGCTCCAGGTCACTGGAGACCACTGATGAAGCATCAGGCAAAGAGTGCTTTGCAGGCTGCAGAGCTCTAGACAAACGTGAGCAGTCAGCCGCTCAGGGACCAGGGGACCAGATGGCTGGAAAGAGGCTGCGGAGGGCAAAGGAAGACAGGGGACACtccaggagggaggaaggactCAGATAGAATGTGTTCAGAGGTCACCTTCTACCCCGTAGACAGACTAACTGGGGAGACCAGAGGGGCACACCTGGAGAACAAAACATAGTCAGTGCTTGCTCTCAGACATCGATAGTTATAAGCAGCTTTCCACCTAGAAAGGCACGCGCATCTGAAGTCACTGAGCACTCAGGATGGGACCTCGGCCACAACTCAGGGGTGAAATCAATCAGAGCAAAAACATCTTGCTGCAGGGGGCCCCGGATCTACCCAGATCTTGGGGATGTGGGTCAGGAATGCCGCATAATTGGCGTGAGGGTCTTAAGAAATCAGTCATATTTCCCAAAGTCTAGAACAGCAGAAGTAAGTCTGTggcaaatatttcattattttgaaaagaacaattccattaaaaaaaaaaaaagccacatacATTGTATATACCCACCGTCCGATTCCCTTTCTGTATCTGGTATCAGTTGCCCCGTAGAGCAGTGAAGAGAAAAAGCAGTGATGTCCCCTAACTCTCTCCACAGTGGCCTCTGCCCTCTCGGGTTCACAAGGAGGGGACATGAAACATCTGGGTGGCAGCATTACtgtgctgggggcctgggcaAGTCCCCCAGCCTGTGCCCTCAAGTGCCCTGTTGTTGAGGTAGGTCACTAGCTTGATCCCTTCTAGTAAAGGCCACAGCAGGCAGAAACCACACGCAGAGTTGCTCAACCAGGCAGCCTCCCTCAGACCAAGCCTCAGCCAGGTGCTGGGGACCTTAAAGTTCTCTGATCCCACACTTCCCAGAGAGCAAGCCCAAAGCACCAGTGTCTATGTGCACTCTGCAGTATTTTCTGTCAGCTTTCTTCCCCCTATACCCTCAAAATTCATCCTCATGTCCCCAGGTTCCTTGCCTCATGCCCAGAGCTCTGTTCCcacgtggctgctgctgctaagttgcttcagtcgtgtccgactctgtgcgaccccacagacggcagcccaccaggctcccccgtccctgggattctccaggcaagaacaatggagtgggttgccatttccttctccacgtgGCAGCACTCCCTAAGTCTGCCTCTCCCCAGGACACTGCTGACCACATCTTCCTCAAACTTTCTCCTTTTGCAGCTGCTTTGTATCCTGATTCTCTTCCTACCACCTATACTTTTCTTTCCCAGTCTGTGACTGGCTCCTTTTCCTCTTGTTCTTTGGTGatgcatggcatgcaggatcttagttctcagattAAGGATCGAACCTGAGACCCCTGTAATCAgggcttggagtcttaaccactagactgccagggacgtTTGACTCTTCTTCCTTTAAATGACATCACTGCCTGGAACTCCCAAACACACCTGCTTATTTCTTCCCCACTTCTTTCCCCATTCTCCACTCTGGAAGGATAACCCAATGAATCCATCACTCCGCTACTCAGATAAGCAACTTGGGAGGTATCCCCACTCCTCCTGTTCACGCATCTTCATGGGCACAGTGGCCTCGCTCACTAATCCTACCTCTTGAACCCTCCCTCCTACCCCTGCCACAGATCAGGCCTTCATCGTCTCTGGTTGAACAACTGCTATCACCTCCTAAGGTCTGCCTTCCTTCAACCTCATGCCTGTCCCAACCTTCCTCCACAGTGCTGTCAGAGCTCATTTTCTAGTCATTTCCTTATTATCCCACccttcaaacagtaaagaatctgcctgcaacacaaaagaccctggttcaatccctgggtcaggaagatcccctggagaagggaatggcaacccactccagtgttcttgcctgcagaattccacggacagaggagcctggcaggctacagtccatcaggtcataaacagtcgaacatgactgagcaacttctatTATTAATCTGATAAAAAGCTATAGACTCATTCTGGTAGACAGAATAACGTCCCCTTAAAGatcctggtaaagaatccacctgccaatgcggaagatgtagctttgatccctgggtcgggaagatcctctggaggaggaaatggcaacccactccagtattcttgcctggaaaattccatggacagaggagcctggcgggctacagttcatgggattacaacaagtcagacacagttgagcacacagcacagcagcaaagacgTCCATGTCTTAATCCCTGGAACCTGGGAATATGTTAGGTTACAGGTACATGGGGATTAAGGTTTCTTATCTGCTGACCTTGAGATGGATTTCTGGGTGggtccaatgtaatcacaagggtccttataaaTGGAAGAGGAGGACAGAAGGACAGTAGAGTCAAAGATGGCAGTGGGAGGCTTCAAACAGACATtgtctggttttgaatatacagAGGACCATGAGCTAAGGAACTCGATCACCCTTAGAAaccagaaaaggcaaggaaacaacCATCTCCTGAAGCCCCCAGAATGGATCACAGGGGTTGATAACTGGACTTTAGATCCCCGAGCCTACATCAGATTTCAGACTTACAGAACTGCAAGATAATAAAATAGTGCCATTTTAAGCCTCTGTTTGTGCCAGCTTGTTACAGCAGCACCAGAAATCGACTACACTTCTCATGCATAAAGTGTGCTCCCACCCAACTCTGCACAAGTTCCTGAGTGATCGGAGTCCTTGACCTCTACCATGTCCAAGAACAACCTCCCCACCTCCGTCATAGAGCCCCTTGGGATTTGCAGCCTGTCCAGCTGACCTGTCCTTCCACTCGGCTGGCCAAGCTGTTAGCAATGTGTCTGTATCTAGCTCCACAGGGTCCCTGTTCCTGTTGGCTTTCTACCTAGAAGGAGTCTACCACCCGCAACTCCTTAAGCTTCTTAGTTGAAGGAAGCTTTCCCATGCCCTCAAGTTCACCAACCACTCCCTTCTGCTTCCGTGTCCAGGATTTTTATATTTAggatcttttttcttccctgcaAACCCCCACGCCGCGGGGcacgccccccgcccctcccgcccagTCTGGCCTGTTGTCCCCCCGCAGTAGCTGCTGAATGGATGAGTGTTAGGGGCCAAGTGATCCCTGATATATGGGAGGGAAAGAGGAACCCTGGGCCTAGAGAGGTCGGCCAGCCAGAGCCAGGAGTACGTTGTTCCATCCGGTCGCCGCCACCGTCACGTGATCCTGAAAGCCTTCCTCGCGCCTGGAATTCCCTCCACCCCTACTTCTCAAAGATGCTGCGCACACTAAGGCGGAACGCGAAAGTTCTTGGAGGGTCAGGGAGGGAGaacagtggttttatttttttactaccAACAATTTGAATGAAAATTACGTAGACCTTAAAGTTATTGGCTCTAAGCCAGAGGGACCGGGTAGGGGTTCCTGCACTCCGGTGGCTCAACCCCCACCGGGCAGCGCTGCTCCCGGCGCCCGCGCGCTTACCTACGCGCTTTATGATCCGGGACATCTTCTTGTCGCCGTCCAGCTCGGCGTGGGGCAGGAGCACGGCATCCTCCCGGCAGCGGCAGCGGCACATAGGGGAGCCCGGGGACTCTGCGCGCCCCTCCGCCGGTCTGGCGCAGCCCTCGGCGTCGAGGCCGCGCTCAGTCCCGGCGGCGGCTGGCGGCGTGTCGCGGCCCCACGTGCCTCCCGGGGACGGGGTCCGCCGCAGGAGCGTGTGCGCGGGGGAGGCGTGGCGGGAGAAGCCCGGGGACTCGGGCACCGGGACGGTGAGGAAGCGTGTGGAGGGCGCCGGCGAGGGCGCGCGGCTGCCGCCGGCCGTGCCCACGGACTTCACGCGCACGTCCACCTGTAGTTCCACCGGGGTCCAGGCTCCCGGAGCTGGCTCACTCGGCGCGGCCTTGGGTATCAGCTCGGTCTCAGGCATCTCGCCGTCCCGGGGCTCCTCGGCCGCGACGGGGTCCGGAGACGGCGGCTCCGGGCCGGTCGACGCCTGGCGGCGGAAGGCGCCATAGCCCAGGCTGGGTGGCAGTAATCGCAGGGGCGCGGGGCGAGGCGAGGGCAGCATCTTCCCGCCCGACAGGTCCTGGCCCGCGCCCGCCGCCTCTTTGGCGGGGGCCAGACTCAAGCTGTTCTCGGGACTCTCAGGGTGCCTTTCCTCCGCGGagtcctgctgctgctccagCTCCGGGACCTGGCTTCCCAAGGACTCCATTTCGAACTCGGCTCCGGCTCGGTCTTCCCTCGACGCCCCCCGCGCCGCCCGGGCCCCCTCCATCCTGTGAGCAGAGGAGCGGAGAGACGCCTAGCGGGACGCACCTGGGCCCAGGTAGGGGGTTAGCTTCTCCTGCCGGGTTGGGATTGGTCCAGAGGAGTCGCCTAAGTTGTCAAGCCACACCCCTCCCTGTCGCCacacccactccctcctcccaaaCCAGGGCCCCGCTGGGATTGGCTATGGCCCGGGTTCTGTTGGCCACGCCCTTTCAGGCTCCCTTCTGACTGAGGTTTTA
It contains:
- the KLRG2 gene encoding killer cell lectin-like receptor subfamily G member 2, with amino-acid sequence MAPHSNNSRLENPMDEGVWMEGARAARGASREDRAGAEFEMESLGSQVPELEQQQDSAEERHPESPENSLSLAPAKEAAGAGQDLSGGKMLPSPRPAPLRLLPPSLGYGAFRRQASTGPEPPSPDPVAAEEPRDGEMPETELIPKAAPSEPAPGAWTPVELQVDVRVKSVGTAGGSRAPSPAPSTRFLTVPVPESPGFSRHASPAHTLLRRTPSPGGTWGRDTPPAAAGTERGLDAEGCARPAEGRAESPGSPMCRCRCREDAVLLPHAELDGDKKMSRIIKRVGLPMYMRSLRWALAVMAVLLAVLAMAVVALASKTGISCRPCPQGWMWSEGHCYYLAAEAEAWETSQAFCSAHHATLPLLRHTQDFLSRHPVTKYSWVGARRGPQGWHWIDGTPLPPQLLPEEDQDQPDLECGRLEGGKLVASDCASPRPWVCAKGTK